One genomic window of Corynebacterium diphtheriae includes the following:
- the prfA gene encoding peptide chain release factor 1, giving the protein MSQVSAVDDIVSEYQGIEAQMADPETMGDQTLFRKLSKRYSELQPIINVNNKLVQARDDHEAAEEMAYEDKEFAAEAERLAEEIVSLEEQLADLLAPRDPHDGDDIVMEVKAGAGGEEAALFAGELVRMYQRYAEKHGFTVEVLGLSESDLGGVKDMTLSIRSKTLSRDGAWSVFKFEGGVHRVQRVPVTESQGRIQTSAAGVLVYPEPDEVAEVEIDDKDLRVDVYRSSGKGGQGVNTTDSAVRITHLPTGLVVTCQKERSQIQNKARAMQVLAARLQAMAEEQAEAEAAEGRAAQIRTMDRSERIRTYNWPENRISDHRIGYKANNLDSVLNGDLDDLFSALQAAERAERLEAE; this is encoded by the coding sequence ATGTCTCAGGTTTCTGCAGTTGACGACATCGTCTCGGAATACCAGGGCATTGAAGCCCAAATGGCTGATCCAGAGACGATGGGTGACCAAACGCTATTCCGTAAGCTATCCAAGCGTTATTCGGAGTTGCAGCCCATCATCAACGTAAACAACAAGTTGGTGCAGGCTCGTGACGACCACGAAGCCGCTGAGGAAATGGCCTACGAGGATAAAGAGTTCGCCGCTGAGGCCGAACGTCTTGCCGAAGAAATCGTTTCTTTGGAGGAACAGCTCGCTGATCTGCTTGCACCACGCGATCCTCACGATGGTGATGACATCGTGATGGAAGTCAAAGCGGGTGCCGGTGGTGAAGAAGCTGCACTTTTCGCTGGTGAACTCGTGCGTATGTACCAACGCTACGCGGAAAAGCATGGTTTCACGGTCGAGGTTCTGGGCTTGTCTGAATCTGATTTGGGTGGCGTCAAAGACATGACCTTGTCCATTCGCTCGAAGACTCTATCTCGTGATGGTGCGTGGAGCGTGTTCAAGTTTGAAGGTGGCGTTCACCGCGTACAACGTGTGCCTGTCACTGAGTCTCAAGGCCGCATCCAAACATCGGCAGCAGGTGTACTGGTCTACCCTGAGCCCGATGAGGTAGCTGAGGTCGAGATCGACGACAAGGATTTGCGTGTCGACGTCTACCGTTCCTCGGGTAAAGGCGGTCAGGGCGTGAACACCACAGACTCCGCTGTGCGTATTACGCACCTTCCTACGGGATTGGTTGTGACCTGCCAAAAGGAACGTTCGCAGATCCAGAACAAGGCTCGTGCTATGCAGGTGCTCGCTGCTCGTCTTCAAGCTATGGCAGAAGAACAGGCAGAAGCAGAAGCAGCTGAGGGTCGCGCTGCACAGATTCGTACTATGGACCGCTCGGAACGAATCCGTACCTACAACTGGCCAGAGAACCGCATCTCGGATCACCGCATTGGATACAAGGCCAATAACCTGGACTCCGTACTCAACGGTGATCTTGATGATCTGTTCTCTGCGTTGCAGGCAGCAGAGCGTGCCGAGAGGCTCGAGGCGGAATAG
- the prmC gene encoding peptide chain release factor N(5)-glutamine methyltransferase, whose protein sequence is MLAQALHKAEAILAEAGVASPRNDVHLMAAHLLNCQPMELFLKGDHDVPEHFWKWVERRKNREPLQHILQVTWFGPLELHVGPGVFIPRPETEVLADWAVRHTDSKDTVVDLCTGSGALAAYIAHEHPECSVWAVELSDAAMAFARRNLPDRVHLVQGDVTDPEILDHLSGAVDLLVSNPPYVPLSNDLEPEVYQDPSMAVFSGDSGMDTINAMIPVIYRLLAPGGLVGIEHDDSTSEQTQQALIDHGGFSNIEPLKDLTGRSRFVVASKIP, encoded by the coding sequence GTGCTAGCTCAGGCATTACACAAGGCGGAGGCCATTCTCGCTGAAGCGGGGGTGGCCTCGCCGCGTAACGACGTCCACCTTATGGCGGCGCATTTACTGAACTGCCAACCTATGGAGTTATTCCTTAAAGGCGATCATGATGTTCCAGAGCACTTCTGGAAATGGGTTGAGCGAAGGAAAAACCGTGAGCCACTCCAACACATTCTCCAAGTGACGTGGTTTGGCCCATTGGAACTTCATGTGGGCCCAGGTGTTTTTATTCCGCGTCCAGAAACTGAGGTGCTAGCCGATTGGGCAGTTCGTCATACTGACTCCAAGGACACCGTGGTCGATTTATGCACTGGGTCAGGGGCGTTAGCAGCTTACATTGCGCACGAACATCCTGAGTGCTCGGTATGGGCTGTGGAACTATCTGATGCAGCCATGGCATTTGCTCGTAGAAATCTTCCTGACCGAGTCCATCTGGTTCAAGGTGACGTTACAGATCCAGAGATCTTAGATCACCTCAGTGGGGCAGTAGATCTCCTCGTGAGTAATCCACCCTATGTGCCATTAAGTAATGATTTAGAGCCCGAAGTGTACCAAGACCCCAGTATGGCGGTGTTTTCTGGTGATTCGGGAATGGACACCATTAACGCCATGATTCCAGTGATTTACCGGCTGTTGGCCCCTGGTGGGCTCGTGGGCATCGAGCATGATGATTCAACGTCTGAGCAAACGCAACAAGCGCTCATAGATCATGGTGGATTTAGCAACATTGAACCGCTGAAGGACCTCACTGGCCGCAGTAGGTTTGTAGTTGCGAGTAAGATTCCCTAA
- a CDS encoding L-threonylcarbamoyladenylate synthase, which produces MGRIFDCSDAETREAGLQQAISTVKDGRLVVIPTDTLYGIGCDAFDNTAVAKLLETKHRGPDMPVPVLVGSWDTSRGLVHSYSDQMRTLIEAFWPGGLSIVVEQAPSLQWNLGDTRGTVMLRMPLHPVAIELLRETGPMAVSSANISGQTPPTTAQEAQRQLGDNVSVYLDAGETPVGTASTIVDLSGDHPRILREGAISAERVAEVLEVDVETLR; this is translated from the coding sequence GTGGGCAGAATCTTTGACTGCAGTGACGCGGAAACTCGTGAAGCTGGCCTCCAGCAAGCCATCAGTACTGTAAAAGATGGCCGACTAGTGGTCATTCCCACCGATACGCTTTATGGAATCGGTTGCGATGCTTTTGATAACACCGCAGTAGCAAAACTCCTAGAAACGAAGCACCGTGGCCCCGATATGCCAGTACCAGTATTGGTTGGTAGCTGGGATACGTCTCGTGGATTGGTGCACAGCTATTCCGATCAAATGCGAACACTCATTGAGGCGTTTTGGCCAGGTGGGCTCAGCATCGTTGTGGAGCAAGCTCCAAGTTTGCAGTGGAACCTCGGCGATACCCGCGGCACTGTGATGCTGCGGATGCCGTTGCACCCAGTTGCCATTGAACTTTTGCGAGAAACAGGCCCGATGGCGGTATCTTCTGCGAACATTTCTGGTCAGACTCCACCCACCACTGCTCAAGAAGCACAGCGTCAGTTGGGTGACAACGTAAGCGTTTATCTTGACGCTGGTGAGACGCCCGTAGGAACTGCGTCGACAATCGTTGACCTGTCCGGTGATCATCCGCGAATTCTTCGTGAAGGCGCGATCTCAGCGGAACGAGTCGCAGAAGTATTGGAAGTCGACGTGGAGACGCTTCGATAG